From Streptomyces zhihengii, the proteins below share one genomic window:
- a CDS encoding alpha/beta hydrolase codes for MVLLLPDGEAESDRRASALSYAAVLPLGRALARAGRAEGLLVHRVRYRTRGWNGADAHLAADATWAAEEVVRRHGDVPVCLAGHGMGGRAALRAAGHPAVNSVLALAPWLPEDDVAAAPEPVAQLNGRRVLIVHGTNDRATDPELSYRLAQRAKKSNRDTCRFEVHTDGHALRQYQDEVLALAADFVLGSLYARHYARPVADALAAPPPLGLRMPLAAGFGGR; via the coding sequence GTGGTCCTGCTGCTCCCCGACGGCGAGGCCGAGTCCGACCGCAGGGCCTCCGCCCTCTCCTACGCCGCGGTGCTCCCCCTCGGCCGCGCGCTCGCCCGGGCCGGGCGAGCCGAGGGCCTGCTCGTCCACCGCGTCCGCTACCGCACCCGCGGCTGGAACGGGGCGGACGCGCATCTCGCGGCGGACGCGACCTGGGCGGCCGAGGAGGTCGTACGCCGCCACGGCGACGTCCCCGTCTGCCTCGCCGGCCACGGCATGGGCGGCCGCGCCGCCCTGCGCGCCGCGGGCCACCCGGCGGTCAACTCCGTGCTGGCGCTGGCCCCCTGGCTCCCCGAGGACGACGTGGCCGCCGCGCCGGAGCCGGTCGCCCAGCTCAACGGACGCCGCGTGCTGATCGTGCACGGCACGAACGACCGGGCCACGGACCCGGAGCTGTCCTACCGGCTCGCGCAGCGCGCGAAGAAGTCCAACCGGGACACGTGCCGCTTCGAGGTCCACACGGACGGGCACGCCCTGCGCCAGTACCAGGACGAAGTCCTGGCCCTGGCCGCCGACTTCGTCCTCGGCTCCCTCTACGCCCGCCACTACGCCCGCCCGGTCGCCGACGCCCTGGCGGCCCCACCGCCCCTGGGGTTGCGCATGCCCCTGGCGGCGGGGTTCGGGGGGCGGTGA